DNA from Deltaproteobacteria bacterium:
CAGGGCTTTCCGTGGATTGAGAATGGTAATATACCAACCGATGTTAACTATCCCGGTGATGTGGTCAAAGATATTTTAATGATGGATACTTCTAACGAAACCTATGATGATATCTGGGGCTTACCTATAGATGGCGCTTCTTGGAAACAAATAATCACTGACAGTAGACCAATCAGTGAAGGGGCTGAATACGCCTTTGTTAAGATATTTAGTAGTCAAAACCCACAAAAAATTGCGTGTTTTGATCAAATCGAATATTCAAAAGACGAGGGGCAAACTTGGTTACCGATTATCGGTGGCTCTTTTGAAGATATTGGCTTTGCTATGTCTGCTACTGATTGTGGTTTTAGAGAATATGTTCCATTGCATTGGAATTCATACATTGAAGCTGAAGGTAGCGCCAGTCGTGATTGTACCCAAGGATTTGATGGTAATTGTTCATTACGTATTCAAGATTGCTCTGGATGGTGTCAATCTACCAATGGCAATGAATACGGCATGTGGGGCACTGCTGGTGGCATCCCAATACAATCAGGCGATACAATCAAGCTTAGATTTTATGCTCGCACTGAAGGCCCTAACGATTCAAGAACAGGCATCGGGCTTATGTATATTAAAACCGTGCGCGAATATTGGGATAGAACTACAATAGAAGATTTACTAATTGGCAATATAAAAACTTTTACTGATGCGCAAAATGCGCCGCTCTTCATTGGTGAGTTTGCCCCATCTTCGCAAGGGAAACGCCCAGATAGTTTATATTATGCCCGAGATATTATAGAAATAATGAACGACAACAATATTAGTTGGACCTTTTATGATTACCGCTCTCCTTCTGATCCAGAATATCATTATATGTCTATTTATAACGGCTGGGCTGGTATACCTACTAATCAATGCTATCAATCAAATGACAGCGGATGCTCTGAGGATACTGAGCTATTACGTGTAATAATCGAGCACTTTTAAAATGAAGTATTGACTCTCCAGCCACCACTTTAAGCAGCTTCTTGTGTCCCTTTCAATATCTCCTTTTTATATTCTTTTAGCATTTCTATATTTAAATACTTGTTTCCTTCCTGCCATGCTTCATTGATCTCTACCGCTAATGCTCGTATAAGACGTAAACAGCTTTCTTCATTGGGAAATATTCGTAATACCCGCGTTCGACGGCGAATTTCTTCATTCAATCTTTCTATTACATTGCTTGAACGCAAATGCTTGCGATGAGACCAAGGCAATCGATAAAATGTTAATGTTTCCTCTATATTTTCTTCTACCCAGTCACATAGCCTTATGTATTTGCTTTGCCATTTGTTTAACCACGATTTCGAATCTTGTTTAGCTTCATCAATATTTCTGCGTTAATATAACCAGCGAAGTTCTGTTAAGAGTATCACTTGATTTTTTTTTGGTGTAAGAACAAGGTGCAAAAACATTGGATTCTATTTGATTAGTTTTTTGACTTAATTGACATTCTATATGGGGATATCACTTTGTCGAACATAAATACCTTTAATCAAATTAACATATTTGATCTAGCGCATACTAAACCCGCTGATTCAATTTTAGGTCTAATTGGTTTTACCCCAATGGTACGTATCAACCAGCTTAATCCCAACTCGAGGGTAATTTTATTTGCTAAACTCGAGGGATTTAATCCGACCGGCAGTATAAAAGACCGAATCGCCCTTAAAATGATCGAGCAAGCCGAGCAAGAAGGTTCGCTGACTCGTGATAAAACTATTATTGAACCAACTAGCGGCAATACCGGCATAGGCATAGCTATGATTGGGGCAGTCAAAGGTTATGCGGTTGAAATCGTCATGAGTGAAGCTGTTTCAATTGAGCGTCGGCGCATGATTTGCGCTTTTGGCGCTAAAGTAACACTTACTGACGCAAAATTAGGTACTGATGGTGCCATCATGCGAGCACGAGAACTTTTGCAGACATACCCTGAACGCTATTTTATGCCTGACCAATTTTCAAATCACTATAATAAGCTGGCTCACTACCTTGGCACTGCCCAAGAAATATTGGCGCAGACCGAAGGAAATATTGATTATTTTGTATCATCGTTAGGCACTAGCGGTACACTCATGGGTGTTGGACTAGCGCTTAAAGAACGTATACCACGCATTAAAATTGTTAGTGCGCATCCGGTACGTGGACATTACATTCAAGGTTTGAAAAACCTAGAAGAAGCCATTGTACCTGCCATTTATGATGAAAATAAAATCGACCGGCATATTATGATTGAAACCGAAGATGCTTTTGCCCTGGCGCGCCGTCTAGCTGTTGAAGAAGGAATATTTGCGGGCATGAGTTCTGGCGCTGCCCTTTATGCTGCGCAACAAGTGGCAAAAGAGATAGATAGCGGCAATATTGTGACAATATTTCCTGATCGCGGTGAAAAGTATCTAAGTACTGAGTTGTTTAATAAAGATTCTTAAAATCCACGTATCCAATCAAGAAAGCCAATACTTATAAATGGCACATAAGTAATCAACAAGACTCCAACAATACGTACTAATAAAAATGGCAAAGTCACCCGATAGAGATGGGTTAACGGTTGCGAAAAACGGCTTGAAGCTAAAATTAAATTGAGACCAATGGGAGGAAAAAGAAAACCTAATTCAAGGTTAGCAAGAAATATAATACCTAAATGTAATGGGTTAATATCATAAGCAGCCGCTAATGGAGCTAATAAAGGCGCCAGCA
Protein-coding regions in this window:
- a CDS encoding cysteine synthase family protein; the encoded protein is MVRINQLNPNSRVILFAKLEGFNPTGSIKDRIALKMIEQAEQEGSLTRDKTIIEPTSGNTGIGIAMIGAVKGYAVEIVMSEAVSIERRRMICAFGAKVTLTDAKLGTDGAIMRARELLQTYPERYFMPDQFSNHYNKLAHYLGTAQEILAQTEGNIDYFVSSLGTSGTLMGVGLALKERIPRIKIVSAHPVRGHYIQGLKNLEEAIVPAIYDENKIDRHIMIETEDAFALARRLAVEEGIFAGMSSGAALYAAQQVAKEIDSGNIVTIFPDRGEKYLSTELFNKDS
- a CDS encoding cellulase family glycosylhydrolase is translated as MCFTTIITEYQTQIIDAVRQIDPNIVIFIEPMWGAASYFRAIDRPGLVYNAHFYEPFYLSGQGFPWIENGNIPTDVNYPGDVVKDILMMDTSNETYDDIWGLPIDGASWKQIITDSRPISEGAEYAFVKIFSSQNPQKIACFDQIEYSKDEGQTWLPIIGGSFEDIGFAMSATDCGFREYVPLHWNSYIEAEGSASRDCTQGFDGNCSLRIQDCSGWCQSTNGNEYGMWGTAGGIPIQSGDTIKLRFYARTEGPNDSRTGIGLMYIKTVREYWDRTTIEDLLIGNIKTFTDAQNAPLFIGEFAPSSQGKRPDSLYYARDIIEIMNDNNISWTFYDYRSPSDPEYHYMSIYNGWAGIPTNQCYQSNDSGCSEDTELLRVIIEHF
- a CDS encoding transposase, giving the protein MDEAKQDSKSWLNKWQSKYIRLCDWVEENIEETLTFYRLPWSHRKHLRSSNVIERLNEEIRRRTRVLRIFPNEESCLRLIRALAVEINEAWQEGNKYLNIEMLKEYKKEILKGTQEAA